The genomic window TGGGTCTCCCCTCACCCACCTCATCAAGTCACCGAAGAGTCTGTTCAGGAGGAGAAGTGAAGGGCAGCAACCCGGGCAGGACGTGGTGCCGGGGGAGCAGGACTTTCCTGCTGTCCTCTCTCCTGCCATCAAGGCACACATCGGCAGTGAGCCCACCGACAGTCCACCAGCTGTCCCTGTACATAGACCAAGGGCTATCCTTGCAGAAATCTCCGACCAGGTCACAGAAGACGACTCAGAAGGGAAGGACTCTAGAGGCCATTCTGTACAGTTTGCCAGGGAGGCAGAAGTGCTGACTCCTGATTCCAGATGTCGGTCGCTACTGGAGTCGGCAGAGCAGCACCTGGCATCAGCGTCCGAGGCAGATGAGTCCAACCTGGACGATGACAATGCATATGTTCATGACGACACAGAGTCCCTCACCAAGGATGTGGAAGAGATGGCCAGGATCTCTGCCAGCCTGTCAGAGAAGAATCGCCAGATGAGGACAGACTTCCTGGAGAAGCTAGAGAAGATCAACCAGGAAGGGTGTGATGACATTGTGTTTCAGccaaaaacaagaaagaagaagaaaaagacaaagcAAGGTTGTTGATTGTACCTTCATTGTGTGGAACATATGTCGATCAGCATTGGCTTCAATGTCAAAAGATAAAAGGATGATTATATTAACCTTAACAAAGgtattctgtaaatttggtcgGTACAGTTGTTTCCGCCAGGACATTATAAACAATTACAGGAAGGAGGATTTGTGAATTTGTGTGAACAAATTTTGTTTCCTGACAATTATTCTCGGTACATTTGTGGTTGGTACTGTGGTGGGGGCAGACATCTTTGCCCTTCACACAGATGCTGACCATGTTCAAATCAATGTGTTTGTCCTCAGGCAAGGCTCAGAGAGACCTGGACACCCTGAGTGAGAGCCAGTCTGAGCAGGACCTGTCCACGGTGCATCAGGACAAGCCTGGCCTGTACAAGTCCACATACAGCCAGGACAGCAACTCCCCTCCAGGCAGCCCTACATCATCCAGGTCAGCAACATTTTCTCTGTTGCTTTCTTATGCTGCTCTTATAAACGTTTGGGTGGTGCAAATGACAGATGTTTGTACTTTGTCCCCTTCACATAATTTTCTTTAGATTTTACATCCTGGGATTATTCGTTTTTGCAGTCCCTGTCACTTGATGGTTTGGTTGGATATTGAAGCAATGTAGAGAAAATAATTTGATGTAGATTTAAGGATATTGCTGTCATGTTTCCCTGCAGGCCCCCTGGTGTACGACGTGAGGACACCCAGAGCTCTGTCTCATCTGCCGCGGAGGCCACTGAGGCTTACTTTGCTTCCAATGAGACCAGCATGACCGACCTGGACAAAGTACTGCATAGCTCCTCCTACTCCATACAAGAGGCCAACGAGGATGCCCCGGCAGAGTCATGTGATGCTGAACCGACCAATCAGGCAGCTAATGTGGGGGTACTTGGGGATAaggaagagaaggaggaggagaaggagaagagcaGTGAGAGCAGCGAGCAGACAACAGTGCAAGATACAATAACATCCCCAGCAGGAGAGGACGACAGTCTGAATGTCTATGTGGGTTCAGACGATTCTGGGGAGCCATATTTCAGTCACATGGAAAAGGACAACAGATCACAGGCTGAGATAGCTGACGGAGAGAGCACAGCTGGCAGCACGGACTTCGCCAAGATGCAGAAGGACAGGGCAAACAGCACGGTGAAGGTCATTAGAGAGGCAGGGGTCATGCCTCACAGCGTGATGCCACAGAGCGAGGGAACGGATTTTTCCACCGATGACGTGGAGGATGTGGACATCTATGGCACAGGAGTTACTCGTTCCCCCTCCACATTCTCAGACCTCAGCTCCAAAAGTAGTGTGACCACTCCCATGTCTGAAGGCTCCAGCTGGCAGGAGAATGAATCGGAGCCCCCCAGTTTGCTCATGATGCCATCGGGGCAGCCCAAAGTGGCCGACAGCTGGATGCAGTACACCGTCCCAACTCAGATAACCTCGTTATCtgtgtcagacagacacatcTGGGTGGTCGATAGCAAGGAGAGAATCTACTACAGTCCCATCATGGGGGCCAGCCTGTCCTGGAAGAAGTTGGAACAGCCCGGGAAGCTCATTTCTGTGTCGTCGACGGGAAACATTCTGTGGAGGGTGCACGGGAAGAACAACGTGGCATATGCCTGTGCGAAAACCACGCACAAGACGCCGTTTGGCTCCAGGTGGTACGAAGCAGCCACAGAcgtgctgtttgtgtgtgtggacagcGCTGCTGCCTGGGTCATCAGGAGTAACGGGCTGTTTGTACAGAAGAACCTGTCCCAGGACAGGCCCTGCAGTAAGATGGAGCGGGTGAGCGCCAGGAAGGACCTGGTGCAGGTGGCGGCCTGTAACCACGTGGTCTGGGTGCTGACGGATGATGGGAAGGTCCTGGTGAGGACGGGGATCACTCAGCAACATCCTGAAGGGTCTGCGTGGATAGAAGACAAACAGAGGTGAAGGGAAAGCTAGATATAAATATAAAGTCTTCTAGTATTGCAGTGCACTCATATCTCCTCACATTATACTTTCAATGACAACGACCTGTGTTTCAAGGTCACCTGTACATTTCTTCACAGACAGGTGTTTTAGATGTGTTTCAAGGTCACCTGTACATTTCTTCACAGACAGGTGTTTTAGATCACCTCTTCATCTCTATAAAACTATATaataacagagatacagatgATTCAGCCTCAGTTCATGTATCTAGAATTCAAGACAGAAGGCATGCATCCATTTTGAATTAGTCTGAACTTTAATCTGAACTTTACTTGTAGTACTGCATGTACACATAGTGGGGCAGTTAAAATTACTAAGGAATTGATTACTGGAACTCTTACCATTTATTCTATCTTTGGTGAGACATTCTAATactgcatctacatgtatatttcccTTCTCCAGTGAGACTGATGCCATCTCCATCACCCAGCTAGCACTGGGAGACAAGAACCTGGCCTGGGCTGTGGACAGCTCCGGACAGATGTGGTTCAGGACTggtgttaccatggaaacaccAATGGGAGATGAGGGGAAGTGGTGGCAGGTCAGTAACCTGAAGTTTCTAAACAGTGGATGTGCTGTGGCTGTAATCAAAAACTCATCCTTCATGTTACTGCAGATGTTGAaattttgtggtgacctcttcaccgggaacacaaaactgcacaaaaatgctacttctgtcttctgcccacctaccgcCTTGTTTCAGCcaacatgaacactccattttcttcctaatgccaaatcaaatccccgcaaactgAAAGCCATTTATAGTATGTCTAACTCAAGTAAACCCTTATTATGGTTCATAGAATCACTTGCAAAGTCATTCGTTTCTAGATTGTTTAGTCTGCAAGAAGATGGCTCAAAATCAGGAcataaaatgtttcttttcgtgtaacgttacattgcttATCTTTTAGCCACTGCCTAGGGCACCCCGTTATGGTTTTGTTCACTGGTAGGAATTCAGAAACCTCATCAGGCAGTGCACACttagaacatttcaaaatgttcaaaatgcAATCTGTCTCGGAAAATTTGTCTTTGGATCACCAATGTTTACTAAACTAAAGTAAGATTTTGCTTTTTGACATTGTCAGAAGTATGATATGATCGTGTGTTGGTACATGTGTACCATATGATATCCCCCTGCCCAGGTGTCCATGAGTGAGTACCTGATCACAGACCCGTCCATGTTGGAGTCGGTCCTGACGCTGGTGGAGACACACAACCCCGTGGTGGACAAGGTGTCGGCCTGGCTGAAGGGTCACACGGCTCACCTGGTGTCCGCCAACTCCTCAGGGGTGTGGGTCGCCGGCAGCAAGAACAACCTGCACGTCTCCAGGGGCAACCTCACAGGTACAGGCTCTTAATGgctgaatcaatcaatcaatcaccccCTTGAGTAGCATAGGGCAGTCTGTAGACTAGATGTAGACATGTCCTTCTGGAAATGAAAGATGTAGTTCAGAGAAAAGAGATAGAAAAATGTAGAATACATGAGATGGATTGTAATGTTTCCTAATCATATTCATCAAACTTGCAACATTGCACTGTTTATTTCATGGACCACAACAAATGTGCTATATCTGTAGGATATTCCTAACGATATCAAATGCATGTCAAATGTCCTCATAGCATCAGAAACAAGCATTATCAATGAGAGAACACCAGGCATGTTACTGCTGAACATGTCATTCAGAGCTTTTCATGCTGTGTGACAGGAGCCTTAGAAAAGAATTTTGCAAGGTTTTTGCCTTTTTACAGAACATTAGCTGATGCTCTGAATCTGAAAGAACAGTTGAACCATGAGATCTGTTATtaatgtgttgttgtttgtccTGTTTTTGTCCTGTGTGTAGGCACCATGTGGCGGGCGGCCCCACCTGTAGGCCTGCCCCAGTCGACCTGCTGGACAGTGGTGGCTGCTGGAGCCGGGGCTGCACCTATAGGTCTCTACAGCTTACTGGCAGATACAATTTTAGATATTAGCATACTGGTGTTAATTGTTAGCATACAAAGTGTTATTCAAGGTATTACGTAAGTTGTAACTCTTATTGGTTAACCTAGCAGAGCAAACTTTCAATGTTCTCACTCACACCATATGTGAATTTCATAAGTCATCCAACCAGATGAAAAGCTGAATACATATGCATGATTAGCATTACAATCAGCTGTTGTTACAAAATAATGTGCAGATAAGAATTTTCTCTGCTGCATTAACATTCTACATGCAGTGATTATTTAATGTTTTGTCTCTCTCCAGGCCTTCTATGGGCCCTACAGAGGAACGGGGAAGTGTTCTGCTTCCCACCAGACAGTCGTAAGCCCACCATGATCCGCCCCCCTCCCGACGTCTACCTGCAGTACATGAGTTCCAGCAAGGAGGCAGTGTGGGCTTTGAGTAACTCAGGGATCCTGTACATCAGGGATGCCATCAGCATGCACTGTCCACAGGGGGCTCGCTGGGCTGACCTGGACCTCAGTCAGCTGGGTGAGGCAGGCTTTCAACAGTAACAACTAGTCAGGCAAACAACATAGACAGTGGCAAATAATCTTCTGTATTTATTGGCTTATGAAGTTGGCTATGAAGTTGGCTATTGGCTGTGAAGTCATGTTTACCAAGATGTCTTCTTATATGATTAGGGCATACTGTTATCCTACAAACTGAACCATTATTTGTAATTCCTGAGCACCAGGGTATCCTATTGATTTTTGTTCCTTGAATAATGCAGCCTGTAGAGATAATCATCATGATTACACATGGCTGGCCTAATTCTACTCTGCTGTTCCCTCCCAGGAGATGTCCAGATCGGGTATGTGAGCTGCGGTACAGAGTGTGTCTGGGTCTGTGACACACAGGGAAACATCTACTTCAGACTGGGCGCCAAGCCTCCCTCCACCACCTGCCTTAACCCTGCATGGATCCCTATTGAAGGCAAGCCACAGGTCAGTGCCTCTTCTTGATTCTTGCAGAAACTTACTGCACTGATGTGTGTGGTTTATATATGAAGTATCTCTTACTACTGCAGCAGTTGTTCCTTAGTGTTAAGAAATATTAATGTTGTCACTTTTTTGAGGTGGAACCATGATTGTAGGTAGTTTTCAACTAAAGATGCTAGTACtgaaatgttgatttttgttttgttttgaaaagatAATTTCCTCCCCAGGCTCTTTATTGTACTATATTTTACTGTTGCAGTTGAACAGACAGTTGGTACCTTTCCCCACCTGTACACTTCTGCCAGAGAAGGTGAGAAACACACCTGGTTAggcaggtggtggtggtggtggtggtactGGTGCTGTCACGGGTGGAGGGTCATTGAATCTCACTGCTCAACAAAATCTTAACTCTCAGTGTGTTTCATTTCAAGCTTACTGTGGATCCATACTCCACGTTATATAAGGACAGTCAGGAGAAGACTGACATGTTTCTACCTTGTATTGCTAAGATGACTtggaccttctccctgctgctgaaTCTTGTAATAATCTTTTTGTATAAGAAGAAGGCTTAAGTTTATCTCGTTGTAGCTTTAATAGCTCTTGTCCGTGGGGTTGAACTGAGGGATTGAACTTTTTACACCAGTGCAATACCCTTATTTCTTCAAAAAAGTGTTAATTTCATCCTGATGCTTCCCTGACTTCTCTCTCTTGTTTATCTGCAGGGTCTGGGGACATACTTCACCCAGGTGGAGTGTGGTCCTTCTGATTGGCTGGTGTGGGCCGTGGACAACAGGAAAAACGTCTACGTCAGGAAGGACGTTACCAGTCAGCTGCCCATCGGCAACTCCTGGGAGTTTGTTCCTGGTACGTCGTTCTTTACACTGTACTGTTGAAGATCTGGAAATATGTACAGGGATCGTGCGGTTGATCATCTGATTAAACCATTAATAGT from Branchiostoma lanceolatum isolate klBraLanc5 chromosome 4, klBraLanc5.hap2, whole genome shotgun sequence includes these protein-coding regions:
- the LOC136433264 gene encoding tectonin beta-propeller repeat-containing protein 2-like isoform X1, producing the protein MASETPTAEAKPPVLGRDPVLREFAPLTSVMDLIPRKAQRGLKTEAIHLTCFDATRDLLGFGSNVGLVFLYERKQKQMQRLNCELKNDPISSLRLLSCLDDMVAVGTESGLVVVFQLGSNVPGHSKKHQKFTIEDQHESAVVCTEWSANGMKLFSGDRAGKVVFTAVDFYEGVCRPTVLITEPSPVVQLHYLHKTVLVSTHQRTLLCYTDQDCKIQQVGQKPRKSVGPYGACFVPGMCNPRDVTLYGARPGLRLWRANIYGVVASTHVFKELMNAAHPRIKLLDNTRTGKPPSDQQFGLLYVINDQQLVSWHNGGLLVMDPVENLIVGSCYFRKPVLNIACTEEEIFVLTEDREAIRIAMKPETARLDYSKLPTKSKQPYNTRTGHVDRPHTPTQLFNTASKTVGVFFHSSLLTKKKSTSTENLSDNASREEKKLVRAGSPLTHLIKSPKSLFRRRSEGQQPGQDVVPGEQDFPAVLSPAIKAHIGSEPTDSPPAVPVHRPRAILAEISDQVTEDDSEGKDSRGHSVQFAREAEVLTPDSRCRSLLESAEQHLASASEADESNLDDDNAYVHDDTESLTKDVEEMARISASLSEKNRQMRTDFLEKLEKINQEGCDDIVFQPKTRKKKKKTKQGKAQRDLDTLSESQSEQDLSTVHQDKPGLYKSTYSQDSNSPPGSPTSSRPPGVRREDTQSSVSSAAEATEAYFASNETSMTDLDKVLHSSSYSIQEANEDAPAESCDAEPTNQAANVGVLGDKEEKEEEKEKSSESSEQTTVQDTITSPAGEDDSLNVYVGSDDSGEPYFSHMEKDNRSQAEIADGESTAGSTDFAKMQKDRANSTVKVIREAGVMPHSVMPQSEGTDFSTDDVEDVDIYGTGVTRSPSTFSDLSSKSSVTTPMSEGSSWQENESEPPSLLMMPSGQPKVADSWMQYTVPTQITSLSVSDRHIWVVDSKERIYYSPIMGASLSWKKLEQPGKLISVSSTGNILWRVHGKNNVAYACAKTTHKTPFGSRWYEAATDVLFVCVDSAAAWVIRSNGLFVQKNLSQDRPCSKMERVSARKDLVQVAACNHVVWVLTDDGKVLVRTGITQQHPEGSAWIEDKQSETDAISITQLALGDKNLAWAVDSSGQMWFRTGVTMETPMGDEGKWWQVSMSEYLITDPSMLESVLTLVETHNPVVDKVSAWLKGHTAHLVSANSSGVWVAGSKNNLHVSRGNLTGTMWRAAPPVGLPQSTCWTVVAAGAGAAPIGLLWALQRNGEVFCFPPDSRKPTMIRPPPDVYLQYMSSSKEAVWALSNSGILYIRDAISMHCPQGARWADLDLSQLGDVQIGYVSCGTECVWVCDTQGNIYFRLGAKPPSTTCLNPAWIPIEGKPQLNRQLVPFPTCTLLPEKGLGTYFTQVECGPSDWLVWAVDNRKNVYVRKDVTSQLPIGNSWEFVPGTPAQQLCISNSAVWALCPNGDIACRYGISQNNPMGDYWKKVPGNFDFISVTPDDELWAINKDGHIYQRFIKAVMRQQEAPRGAQAGTAEDITDDWEML
- the LOC136433264 gene encoding tectonin beta-propeller repeat-containing protein 2-like isoform X3, whose amino-acid sequence is MASETPTAEAKPPVLGRDPVLREFAPLTSVMDLIPRKAQRGLKTEAIHLTCFDATRDLLGFGSNVGLVFLYERKQKQMQRLNCELKNDPISSLRLLSCLDDMVAVGTESGLVVVFQLGSNVPGHSKKHQKFTIEDQHESAVVCTEWSANGMKLFSGDRAGKVVFTAVDFYEGVCRPTVLITEPSPVVQLHYLHKTVLVSTHQRTLLCYTDQDCKIQQVGQKPRKSVGPYGACFVPGMCNPRDVTLYGARPGLRLWRANIYGVVASTHVFKELMNAAHPRIKLLDNTRTGKPPSDQQFGLLYVINDQQLVSWHNGGLLVMDPVENLIVGSCYFRKPVLNIACTEEEIFVLTEDREAIRIAMKPETARLDYSKLPTKSKQPYNTRTGHVDRPHTPTQLFNTASKTVGVFFHSSLLTKKKSTSTENLSDNASREEKKLVRAGSPLTHLIKSPKSLFRRRSEGQQPGQDVVPGEQDFPAVLSPAIKAHIGSEPTDSPPAVPVHRPRAILAEISDQVTEDDSEGKDSRGHSVQFAREAEVLTPDSRCRSLLESAEQHLASASEADESNLDDDNAYVHDDTESLTKDVEEMARISASLSEKNRQMRTDFLEKLEKINQEGCDDIVFQPKTRKKKKKTKQGKAQRDLDTLSESQSEQDLSTVHQDKPGLYKSTYSQDSNSPPGSPTSSRPPGVRREDTQSSVSSAAEATEAYFASNETSMTDLDKVLHSSSYSIQEANEDAPAESCDAEPTNQAANVGVLGDKEEKEEEKEKSSESSEQTTVQDTITSPAGEDDSLNVYVGSDDSGEPYFSHMEKDNRSQAEIADGESTAGSTDFAKMQKDRANSTVKVIREAGVMPHSVMPQSEGTDFSTDDVEDVDIYGTGVTRSPSTFSDLSSKSSVTTPMSEGSSWQENESEPPSLLMMPSGQPKVADSWMQYTVPTQITSLSVSDRHIWVVDSKERIYYSPIMGASLSWKKLEQPGKLISVSSTGNILWRVHGKNNVAYACAKTTHKTPFGSRWYEAATDVLFVCVDSAAAWVIRSNGLFVQKNLSQDRPCSKMERVSARKDLVQVAACNHVVWVLTDDGKVLVRTGITQQHPEGSAWIEDKQSETDAISITQLALGDKNLAWAVDSSGQMWFRTGVTMETPMGDEGKWWQVSMSEYLITDPSMLESVLTLVETHNPVVDKVSAWLKGHTAHLVSANSSGVWVAGSKNNLHVSRGNLTGTMWRAAPPVGLPQSTCWTVVAAGAGAAPIGLLWALQRNGEVFCFPPDSRKPTMIRPPPDVYLQYMSSSKEAVWALSNSGILYIRDAISMHCPQGARWADLDLSQLGDVQIGYVSCGTECVWVCDTQGNIYFRLGAKPPSTTCLNPAWIPIEGKPQGLGTYFTQVECGPSDWLVWAVDNRKNVYVRKDVTSQLPIGNSWEFVPGTPAQQLCISNSAVWALCPNGDIACRYGISQNNPMGDYWKKVPGNFDFISVTPDDELWAINKDGHIYQRFIKAVMRQQEAPRGAQAGTAEDITDDWEML
- the LOC136433264 gene encoding tectonin beta-propeller repeat-containing protein 2-like isoform X2, with product MASETPTEAKPPVLGRDPVLREFAPLTSVMDLIPRKAQRGLKTEAIHLTCFDATRDLLGFGSNVGLVFLYERKQKQMQRLNCELKNDPISSLRLLSCLDDMVAVGTESGLVVVFQLGSNVPGHSKKHQKFTIEDQHESAVVCTEWSANGMKLFSGDRAGKVVFTAVDFYEGVCRPTVLITEPSPVVQLHYLHKTVLVSTHQRTLLCYTDQDCKIQQVGQKPRKSVGPYGACFVPGMCNPRDVTLYGARPGLRLWRANIYGVVASTHVFKELMNAAHPRIKLLDNTRTGKPPSDQQFGLLYVINDQQLVSWHNGGLLVMDPVENLIVGSCYFRKPVLNIACTEEEIFVLTEDREAIRIAMKPETARLDYSKLPTKSKQPYNTRTGHVDRPHTPTQLFNTASKTVGVFFHSSLLTKKKSTSTENLSDNASREEKKLVRAGSPLTHLIKSPKSLFRRRSEGQQPGQDVVPGEQDFPAVLSPAIKAHIGSEPTDSPPAVPVHRPRAILAEISDQVTEDDSEGKDSRGHSVQFAREAEVLTPDSRCRSLLESAEQHLASASEADESNLDDDNAYVHDDTESLTKDVEEMARISASLSEKNRQMRTDFLEKLEKINQEGCDDIVFQPKTRKKKKKTKQGKAQRDLDTLSESQSEQDLSTVHQDKPGLYKSTYSQDSNSPPGSPTSSRPPGVRREDTQSSVSSAAEATEAYFASNETSMTDLDKVLHSSSYSIQEANEDAPAESCDAEPTNQAANVGVLGDKEEKEEEKEKSSESSEQTTVQDTITSPAGEDDSLNVYVGSDDSGEPYFSHMEKDNRSQAEIADGESTAGSTDFAKMQKDRANSTVKVIREAGVMPHSVMPQSEGTDFSTDDVEDVDIYGTGVTRSPSTFSDLSSKSSVTTPMSEGSSWQENESEPPSLLMMPSGQPKVADSWMQYTVPTQITSLSVSDRHIWVVDSKERIYYSPIMGASLSWKKLEQPGKLISVSSTGNILWRVHGKNNVAYACAKTTHKTPFGSRWYEAATDVLFVCVDSAAAWVIRSNGLFVQKNLSQDRPCSKMERVSARKDLVQVAACNHVVWVLTDDGKVLVRTGITQQHPEGSAWIEDKQSETDAISITQLALGDKNLAWAVDSSGQMWFRTGVTMETPMGDEGKWWQVSMSEYLITDPSMLESVLTLVETHNPVVDKVSAWLKGHTAHLVSANSSGVWVAGSKNNLHVSRGNLTGTMWRAAPPVGLPQSTCWTVVAAGAGAAPIGLLWALQRNGEVFCFPPDSRKPTMIRPPPDVYLQYMSSSKEAVWALSNSGILYIRDAISMHCPQGARWADLDLSQLGDVQIGYVSCGTECVWVCDTQGNIYFRLGAKPPSTTCLNPAWIPIEGKPQLNRQLVPFPTCTLLPEKGLGTYFTQVECGPSDWLVWAVDNRKNVYVRKDVTSQLPIGNSWEFVPGTPAQQLCISNSAVWALCPNGDIACRYGISQNNPMGDYWKKVPGNFDFISVTPDDELWAINKDGHIYQRFIKAVMRQQEAPRGAQAGTAEDITDDWEML